The DNA region AAACCCTTTGTTTATATCGGTTTATAACCTATAACTTTTCATCCATTATTAATCAATCAAAACTAAATAATTGTGTTTTCCCGTCACAATACCCGTCATTTTACCCGTGAAATTTTATTATTAACATATATTATTTTTGCTTAATACAAACTTCTTAGAACCGGGTACAGCCGACATACATGTAAAAATAGGCCACATTATGGATTATATGCTTCTCTTAAGAAACTTCGGAAGAAACCTCATTCCTATCATCACTCTTCATATTTTTATCAACCTTAAACATGGAAAGCATTAAAAGAATAAGGAAAACTAATCCTGATATTATAATAATGTAAGCCATACTTGAAAAATCAGCTTTAGAATTATAATACATTATATCTCTAAATATTTCAGATGAAAAACGGTAAGGTGACCAACTATACACAGCATATTTAGTAAAATTATTTAAGAATTGAACTGGTAGATTTACAGCAGGCATGCCGAACAGCCATATTAATATAAGTATAAGCCATCCCTTCATTCCAACCCAGTTTAGAACAGTACTTTGTAAAAGATAAAATGAAAGTCCCACAATAAATGCAAATTCGAAAAGAGACCAGTAGTTATATACAGTTAGTTCCATAATATTTCCAACTATAAACAAATCTATAAAGCTAAAAAGCACAGAAACTATGATGCCTGAAAGCACTTGAAAGAGAACAGCTTCCTTTCTATTTTCAATTTTTCTTGCTCCTCTCCAAATCATCAACATACTAATTAAGCTGCCCATCCACAAAAATACGGAAAGCATCATTGGAATACTGCCAGAGCCACCGTCTCCGATAGTATGAGCCTTCACATTTTCTACAGTAAAAGGTGTTTGTAAATTTTTTGTCATATTGGTTGGTATTGCACTGCCCTTCTGCGTTGCCATACTTAACATCTGAGTTTGAATCCCACTCTGCATCTTTGCAGTCACTGCATTCAGTATATTTTGAGCTGCCAATACGCCTGAATAATTCATTCCTTCATTAACATAAGTCTTTATAACTGGAACCGAATTGCTTCCGGATATATGGGCCATTAGTGAGGATGTAAAATCACTTGGAATTACGATATAAGCATATATATCTTTGTTGTTTGCTGCATTCACAGCGGAATCTTTATTGTCATAAACTTTCCATTCTACTGCGTCAGAACCACTCCCGTCTATCTCATCAACAAAACTCTTACCAATATTGCTTTCCTGTGGATGGCTGATGTCTTTATCGAGGGATACTATTCCTATGGGAAGATTCTTAGGATTCATTTTCACAGAAGGCCAGAAATTACCAAAGGTTAAAATCAGTATAATTGCCAGAGCACCTCCGAAAGCGATAATTATATTCATCAGAAACTTAGATAATTTGTTGTTACTTGAGTTTTTAGACATTAAAATACCACCTTTATAAAATTTATTAATTATATGAAATAATATTATTTTTATATTTCCAATTCCACAGAATTGTGATTGTGCAGAGTTAACACTTTCAAGACTTTCCAATCCTACCAAATACGCCATTTACTACTTAATGAATAGTATAGTATGATTTTTTTATACATAATTAGTAAATAATTATAAAATATTTTATAATAAAAAAGTGATAAAAATAGATTTAAAAAGTATATTAGGATTGTTATTTGCAACAGTCATATTACAATGGATTGAATTAAAATAGAAACTTGGAAGTTAAAGTTAGGCTAATATTACAAATTTTTATTATTGAGAAAATTATTTATCGGTTAATGTCTCTATTAGCCAAGAGGATGTCTCGTCTGATAGTATTTCAGGGCTGTGTGTCTCTAGTGTACAAAGTCTCAATCGGCGCCCATCAGGATCCTCGAACACAACTAGCCAGCTTATGAGTGCAGTGAGAATCGATGAATGCTCGATATCAACTGTATCAAAATGTTCAATCCAACTCTCCAATGCAGTTCTATCTTTTACAGCTATCGTTATTGGATCCAATCCACAATCTTTCTTGGCACGACTTGGGTTAAGTCTGAGCTCTAGTAATGTACCTAAGCCTGGTATTTCCAAAATTATAGCGTAGAGCGAACCATCACTATGGCGATGATCATAAGCTGTGATGCGTCGTGCGCCTATAGCCCTCTCATAAAATGATTGACTATTCTCAAGGTCTGAGACAGTAAATTTCAAGTGATGAATTCCTTGGAGTTGCATGCTCTCTTCAATCATAGCTTTCTTCTCCTTTTTAATCATAGTCGGTTTTACATTTTCACAAAGCGAAAATTTAAATATATTACATATTTAAATGCAATTACCCGCTGTAAGTAATGTACCGTAAAATAAGAAAAGTATAGATATATGGAAATCATTTGATGTCTATAATTTCTTATTTTACAGATTTATTGCTCATTTTAATTTAATCAATCCACTTTTAACAAGTGTTGACTTTAAAGGTCTTATCTTCATTAAAAGTTTTATTAAAAGAGGAAATTGTAGAATATTTAATTCAGCATACTTTTTGCTTTTTTTACTGATTGTGCCTCTTGTAGCTAAATCTCTTCCAGCTTCACGAAACGCATTAAGTATTATAGCTTTTTTAGGAATTGATTTTTCATCCATATTTCTTAATAAAAAGCTAGACTTTCTTACAAGGACACCAACCATTGGTGCATCCATAAATTTAGAAAAAGTTTTAAAATAATATACTAAGCTTTTTGATGCTTCATTTTCAATGTTTCCACAACTAGTCAATAAAACAAAAGGTTTCGAGCAAATATTGGCATTTATGTGATGAAAAAATATTCCCTTTTTAGATACAGTAACCTTGCTTATATCCCCTGTAGAGTTAAACCTATCAATAAAGTTTTTCATTAATCCCGACATATTGAAAACATGAATAGGTGTAGCATATATAATAATATCTGACTTAGACATCTTCTCCAAAATACCTTTCATGTCATCTTTATCTTCATAAATACACTTCAAGTAACTTTTTTCTGTGTGGCACAATTCACAACCTAAACATTGATTAATTTTATATTTATTAAGAACTATTGTTTCAAATTCAGATCCTGCATCAATAACTCCACTTCTAATTTGATTGATTAAAAACTGAGTAAATCCTTTTTCTCCTCTATGACTTGCATTTATTGCTAACATTTTCATAATTTTATCATTCCTTTCGTTTATTTAAGAATCTTTACTAAAACAAATTATTATATTTGCAGCTAATAAACATATAGTAAGGCACCTAACTAAATGATCAAAAAAATATAGACAAAAACAAATTATTAATTTATTATAATAATAAGGCGGCTAATTAATTTTGTCAATATATTTTTTTGTGGAGGATATTATGGGAAACTTTAATTTCGATTTAAAAGATATACCAAAAAAAGAAGATTTACTAAAGTACTCTAATAAAAATAAACCTTTAAATATAAATGCTATTCAGGCATGTTTATATTTAATTAGAACTACAGATGAAATTTTAAAGATAGTTGATAGTCAATTTCAAAAATATGGGGTATCTGATGGCAAATTTTCTGTACTTATGACTTTGTACAACAAGGATAATCATCAATTAATACCATCTGAATTAAGCAACGAATTAAATGTTACAAGAGCAACAATTAGTGGACTTTTAGATGGTCTAGAAAAAGATATGCTTGTAGAAAGATGTAAACATCCTTCTGATGGGAGAATGCTGACAATTAAAATAACCGAAAAGGGCGTAAAACTTATGGATGAGCTTTGTCCAAAGCATTTCGCTTTATTAAGCAGACTACTAGGATCTTTGGACTGTGAAAGCTTAAATTCTTTTACAGATAATTTAAAACATATAAGAATTGGAATCAAAGAATAATTTTTTTATTGTCTCACTAAAAAATATAAATATAAGACTATGTCAAGAAGTATACTTTTTGAAACAAATTTATAACTATTATATAACTATTACATAAGGAGCCATAAAATGAGAAGTTTTTTTATGCAAGGGTTAGTAGTAAGGATCAATCTTTAGATAGACAAATTGCGTCAGCTAAAGAGCTTGGAATAGAAAATGAATATATTTTTATTGAGAAAGCTAGTGGTAAAGACTTTAAAAGACCTGAATATCAATTAATGAAACGAATGTTTAGAGACGAAGATATTTTGTATATTAAGTCTCTGGATAGATTGGGAAGAAATAAACAAATGATCTTAGATGAATGGTGAGAGCTTATAAAAACTAAAAAATAAATATAGTAGTTTTAGATATGCCTTTGTTAGATACAAGAAAGTATAAGGACATGAACGGATTAGAAAATTTAATTTCTGATTTAATTTTACAACTTCTAAGTTATATGGCAGAAGATGAGCGTAAAAGAATAAAAGAAAGACAGGAAGAAGGTATTAAAACTGCTATTAAAAAAGGTATTAAGTTTGGTAGAAGAAAAACCCCAATAGATGAAAATTTTAAAAATGTTTATACTCAGTGGAAACAAGGTGAAATAACTGCAGTAAAAGCTATGGAGCTTGTTTCTATGAAAAGTAATACTTTTTATAGAAGAGTTAAAGAATATGAATCAAATTAATCAACTAATAAAACTGGTAATAATATTAAAAAATACCATGAAGTTGCCGGTTTTTACACTTATTTCGGTGTCTACCCAATTAAAAAGAAAACCATCTTTGACCTATATCAGGAGAAGAAAAACTCTATTAAAGATATATGCAGCATGTTTGATATTACCAAGCCAACGCTATATAAAGTAATAGAAGAATTTAGCAATAACAGCAATGTTGAGAATATCTATAAAAAGCAACTATTTTATGGAATATGATAGTACAATCTATTTATTAGTTAAGCTAAACTTATAATTTTACACAAGGTATACATTCCTTGTAGGCAACCTGGAGAATGAATTAAAATGAATTAATGAGAAAGGAGTACATCAGTGGATATAATACTTGTAGAAGATGAGGAGAGTAATCTAGAAGTACAAATTAGGTACCCAGTTATGAATGCACAAGTAGAGCAGCTTATACAGAGAATTAAAAGTGTGGATGTGAAAATAGTTGGAAGTGATAACGGAAAAAATATAGTCCTCAATATTTATGATATTTTTTATATTGAAAGTATCGAACGAAAAACTTTTATTTATACAAAAGATCAGGTTTTTAGAAGTATCAAAAAACTATATCAGTTAATTGATGAATTGAAGGAATTCGGTTTTGTTCAAATAAATAAATCATGTATTTTGAATATTGATGTACTAGATAGTGTAACAACACTTTTTAATAGTCGGTTGAAAGCAACACTGATTAATGGTGAAAATGTTATTATTACAAGAACCTATATTCCAGCAGTTAAAAAATTCTTGGATGGGGAGACTGAACATTATGAGGAGTAAAAGTAAAATTTTCAGAGAATATATTATTTCAAGTCTTGCAGTCAGTATGCTTATTATATTTTGGGTGTTTTGCATTGATGCTTTTTTTTATGGGTTATGGAGAAACTTTAAAGTCATTGGATCTATTGTAATTTATGCTTCTGTAATATGTCTAGTACAGATTTTGATTAGATTATTATTAGATAATAGGCCTGTGATTTCCATACTTGCTGAATATGTAGTCGTAGTACTTCTATTTTTTGCTTTTGGGATTAAATTCAATTGGTATTTTAAAGGAATGGAATGGTTTGTATTTATATATACAATTCCGGTATATGCAGTTGGATATTTACTGCGCTTGGTAGGTGTAAGAAAGGATGCTGATTATATAAATAAAAAATTAGCAGAGAGAAAGAACAGAGAAAAACATGAATCATAGAGGGTAATAGTAAAAAGCTACCATAAGGTGGCTTTTGTAAGTTATGACAGTGTATTTGTAGGACATGACAACTGCTATTGTATGTGATATGTGAGACTGTTAGGATGTAGTTAAACAATTAATAAAATTGAAAGGAACAGTGAAAATGAAAAAATACATAAAAAACATTTCTTTTAGTCAAGTTCCAGCATTAAAGGTTGGAAAAATAATATTGATTTTAGTTTTTTCAATTACCTTAGGCATCCTAATTGCTCTTGTAGTTATTTTGTTAATACAAAGTCCTGGAAAAATGGAACCGTTGACAGATAAAAACGGAAATGTAATAAAAGGTAGTATTTCAGAAAAAGTTTATGTCAAGATAAATGGAGTAAGGATGGGAATGGTTATTAAAAGTAAGAATAAATCAAATCCAGTACTGCTCTTTGTTCATGGAGGTCCTGGTATGCCTGAATATCCACTAACCAAAACATATCCTACTGGACTTGAGGAATATTTTACAGTTGTATGGTGGGATCAGCGTGGCGCAGGTTTATCCTATAGTAGTAATATCTCAGCAAAAGCAATGACAACAAAACAGTTTGTGGATGATACAATAGAAATAACAAAATATCTACGTAAACATTTTGGACAGGATAAAATATACCTTATGGGACACTCTTGGGGATCATACATAGCTATACAGGCAGCAGCAAAATCACCTGATCTATACAAAGCTTATATCGGCGTGGGACAAATATCAAATCAAATGGAATCGGAAAAAATTGCATATAAGTATATGCTTAATTATTACAAGGGAATAGGAGATGAAAAAACTATAAAAAAGCTTGAATCAACACCTATTGAAACAATGGATTATTTGCCAGATGCATACAATAAAATAAGGGATGATGTGATGCATAGATCCGGAATTGGTACGACACATAAAATGAACTCAGTAGTCACCGGAATTTTTATGCCAGTTATGCTAAATAGGGAATATACTCTGAGAGAAAAAATAAATATATGGATTGGAAAAGCATTTTCAAATTCTACTGTTTTAAGAGATGAACTTTACAAGACGGATTTAAGAAACTCTATAACCAAACTTGATATTCCAGTATATTTTTTTTCAGGAATATATGATTATACAGTAAACTATTCAATGTCAGAAGCTTACCTTAAAAAAATTAGTGCACCTGTAAAGGGATTCTATCTTTTTAA from Clostridium pasteurianum BC1 includes:
- a CDS encoding YhgE/Pip domain-containing protein, producing MAYLVGLESLESVNSAQSQFCGIGNIKIILFHIINKFYKGGILMSKNSSNNKLSKFLMNIIIAFGGALAIILILTFGNFWPSVKMNPKNLPIGIVSLDKDISHPQESNIGKSFVDEIDGSGSDAVEWKVYDNKDSAVNAANNKDIYAYIVIPSDFTSSLMAHISGSNSVPVIKTYVNEGMNYSGVLAAQNILNAVTAKMQSGIQTQMLSMATQKGSAIPTNMTKNLQTPFTVENVKAHTIGDGGSGSIPMMLSVFLWMGSLISMLMIWRGARKIENRKEAVLFQVLSGIIVSVLFSFIDLFIVGNIMELTVYNYWSLFEFAFIVGLSFYLLQSTVLNWVGMKGWLILILIWLFGMPAVNLPVQFLNNFTKYAVYSWSPYRFSSEIFRDIMYYNSKADFSSMAYIIIISGLVFLILLMLSMFKVDKNMKSDDRNEVSSEVS
- a CDS encoding VOC family protein, whose translation is MIKKEKKAMIEESMQLQGIHHLKFTVSDLENSQSFYERAIGARRITAYDHRHSDGSLYAIILEIPGLGTLLELRLNPSRAKKDCGLDPITIAVKDRTALESWIEHFDTVDIEHSSILTALISWLVVFEDPDGRRLRLCTLETHSPEILSDETSSWLIETLTDK
- a CDS encoding flavodoxin family protein → MKMLAINASHRGEKGFTQFLINQIRSGVIDAGSEFETIVLNKYKINQCLGCELCHTEKSYLKCIYEDKDDMKGILEKMSKSDIIIYATPIHVFNMSGLMKNFIDRFNSTGDISKVTVSKKGIFFHHINANICSKPFVLLTSCGNIENEASKSLVYYFKTFSKFMDAPMVGVLVRKSSFLLRNMDEKSIPKKAIILNAFREAGRDLATRGTISKKSKKYAELNILQFPLLIKLLMKIRPLKSTLVKSGLIKLK
- a CDS encoding MarR family winged helix-turn-helix transcriptional regulator, which gives rise to MGNFNFDLKDIPKKEDLLKYSNKNKPLNINAIQACLYLIRTTDEILKIVDSQFQKYGVSDGKFSVLMTLYNKDNHQLIPSELSNELNVTRATISGLLDGLEKDMLVERCKHPSDGRMLTIKITEKGVKLMDELCPKHFALLSRLLGSLDCESLNSFTDNLKHIRIGIKE
- a CDS encoding recombinase family protein; the protein is MASAKELGIENEYIFIEKASGKDFKRPEYQLMKRMFRDEDILYIKSLDRLGRNKQMILDEW
- a CDS encoding helix-turn-helix domain-containing protein; the protein is MFDLYQEKKNSIKDICSMFDITKPTLYKVIEEFSNNSNVENIYKKQLFYGI
- a CDS encoding LytTR family DNA-binding domain-containing protein, producing the protein MDIILVEDEESNLEVQIRYPVMNAQVEQLIQRIKSVDVKIVGSDNGKNIVLNIYDIFYIESIERKTFIYTKDQVFRSIKKLYQLIDELKEFGFVQINKSCILNIDVLDSVTTLFNSRLKATLINGENVIITRTYIPAVKKFLDGETEHYEE
- a CDS encoding alpha/beta fold hydrolase, yielding MKKYIKNISFSQVPALKVGKIILILVFSITLGILIALVVILLIQSPGKMEPLTDKNGNVIKGSISEKVYVKINGVRMGMVIKSKNKSNPVLLFVHGGPGMPEYPLTKTYPTGLEEYFTVVWWDQRGAGLSYSSNISAKAMTTKQFVDDTIEITKYLRKHFGQDKIYLMGHSWGSYIAIQAAAKSPDLYKAYIGVGQISNQMESEKIAYKYMLNYYKGIGDEKTIKKLESTPIETMDYLPDAYNKIRDDVMHRSGIGTTHKMNSVVTGIFMPVMLNREYTLREKINIWIGKAFSNSTVLRDELYKTDLRNSITKLDIPVYFFSGIYDYTVNYSMSEAYLKKISAPVKGFYLFKESAHTPIFEEPEKVLQIIQNDVLKCRNDLADAY